One part of the Phycisphaerae bacterium genome encodes these proteins:
- a CDS encoding PD-(D/E)XK nuclease family protein, with translation MTDANDASAQIELEPIAAVSPSLAETLRNCPLQAALSRIPSLRSCVLGNPKAWLGTAYHEVLGKLWSPAEENLTDDELVEHLWSRAIETIRAQASGHPLDRRFSDPKKWPGYFLARACVQVRAQQALAELPREQASGSQGCLATTIFPAGRQLEIPASGVRGDRGSDN, from the coding sequence ATGACTGATGCCAACGACGCCTCGGCCCAAATCGAGCTTGAACCTATCGCGGCCGTCAGTCCTAGCTTGGCAGAAACGCTGCGCAATTGCCCATTGCAAGCGGCATTGTCTCGCATTCCCTCACTACGAAGTTGTGTGTTGGGAAACCCAAAGGCGTGGCTTGGAACCGCCTATCACGAAGTCCTCGGGAAACTCTGGAGTCCGGCGGAAGAGAACCTCACCGACGATGAGCTTGTGGAGCATTTGTGGTCGCGGGCAATTGAAACCATAAGGGCACAGGCCAGCGGGCACCCGCTCGATCGCCGGTTTTCTGATCCAAAAAAGTGGCCGGGGTATTTTTTGGCGCGGGCGTGTGTCCAGGTTCGAGCACAGCAGGCACTGGCAGAGCTTCCGCGGGAGCAGGCGAGTGGTTCGCAGGGTTGTCTAGCGACAACTATTTTTCCCGCCGGGCGACAATTAGAAATCCCGGCTTCGGGCGTCCGGGGGGACCGGGGGAGCGACAATTAG